A region of Legionella donaldsonii DNA encodes the following proteins:
- a CDS encoding potassium transporter Kup, with translation MISEKKVSFPLALGALGVVFGDIGTSPLYAMRETLSGLPINLVEVLGVLSLIFWSLILVISIKYLVIVFRADNEGEGGVLALLALLKQKKTTHESLFYLLAIFGAGLLLGDGMLTPAISVTSAIEGLKVIAPQFDDFIIPLSCTILILLFIMQSKGTGKIGAAFGPMILIWFVTIGILGAVHIADNPVVLEAINPYYAYDFLHTNGFRGYFLLGGVFLVMTGGEALYADIGHFGKNPIRYSWFSIALPGLLLNYFGQGAHLLEHPEAIENPFYMLSPDWFSIPLILIATIATVIASQAVISATFSLTKQAVLLGLYPRLPIVQTSKEHMGQIYIPQMNFVLLVGTLLLIFTFKNSSGMTHAYGIAVNLDMLLVTTMVAYAASHVWHWSLLRIILVFTPFLFIDLTFLGANAHKFLTGGWVPVCFALVVAFIMYTWNLGLQFLIHNFYMQKEDISKIVKQLHYKSLKQLSGLTAIFITDIYDRSGGSFLHFLKLSLAVPENILIVNYTVENKPHVHYSQRFEVTRLDEKICQLTLHYGFMDNISVPQALTRANEKKGLLPFELNIDAATYLVEVPNVVASREKKTLMFFWQEKLFAFLMRNYSANLNIEFYKLPYNRTIAIGSYCII, from the coding sequence ATGATATCTGAGAAAAAAGTTTCTTTCCCTTTAGCCCTCGGTGCTTTAGGGGTTGTTTTTGGGGATATTGGTACCAGTCCTCTGTATGCCATGCGTGAAACCTTAAGTGGTTTGCCAATCAATTTGGTAGAGGTGCTAGGTGTTCTATCGTTAATTTTCTGGTCATTGATTCTTGTTATTTCCATCAAGTATTTAGTCATCGTTTTTCGCGCAGATAATGAGGGGGAAGGCGGCGTTCTGGCATTATTAGCACTGCTTAAGCAAAAAAAGACGACTCATGAGTCTCTTTTTTATCTTCTGGCTATCTTTGGTGCCGGCCTTCTATTAGGCGACGGGATGTTAACACCGGCGATTTCAGTGACCAGCGCCATAGAAGGTCTTAAAGTCATCGCGCCTCAGTTTGATGACTTTATTATTCCCTTATCCTGTACCATCCTGATTTTGCTTTTTATTATGCAATCTAAAGGCACTGGAAAAATTGGGGCTGCTTTTGGACCCATGATCCTGATTTGGTTTGTTACCATTGGTATCTTGGGGGCGGTACATATTGCTGATAATCCTGTCGTGTTGGAAGCTATCAACCCTTATTATGCGTATGATTTTTTACATACAAATGGTTTCAGAGGGTATTTCTTGCTTGGAGGCGTTTTCCTGGTAATGACAGGCGGGGAAGCCCTCTATGCTGATATCGGTCATTTTGGCAAAAATCCCATTCGTTATAGTTGGTTCAGCATTGCTTTACCCGGCCTTCTATTGAATTACTTCGGCCAAGGCGCGCATTTACTTGAACATCCGGAAGCCATCGAAAACCCCTTTTATATGCTCTCTCCTGATTGGTTCAGCATTCCTCTCATCCTCATAGCGACTATTGCTACGGTAATTGCTTCACAGGCGGTGATTTCAGCCACCTTTTCCTTAACCAAACAGGCTGTTTTATTAGGTTTATACCCACGTCTACCGATTGTGCAAACCTCAAAAGAACATATGGGACAAATTTATATTCCACAAATGAATTTTGTCTTATTAGTTGGTACGTTATTGCTTATTTTTACGTTTAAAAATTCAAGCGGGATGACCCATGCTTATGGTATTGCCGTTAACCTGGATATGTTGTTGGTGACAACCATGGTAGCCTATGCAGCAAGCCATGTCTGGCATTGGTCTTTACTTCGCATCATTCTCGTGTTTACCCCCTTCCTGTTTATTGATTTGACTTTCTTGGGTGCTAATGCTCATAAATTTTTAACAGGGGGTTGGGTGCCAGTCTGTTTTGCCTTGGTTGTTGCTTTCATCATGTATACCTGGAACTTGGGATTGCAATTTTTAATTCATAATTTTTATATGCAGAAAGAAGATATTTCCAAAATTGTCAAACAGTTACATTATAAATCCCTTAAGCAATTATCAGGATTGACAGCGATCTTCATTACCGATATCTATGATCGCAGTGGGGGTAGCTTTCTCCATTTCCTTAAATTAAGCCTTGCTGTCCCGGAAAATATATTGATTGTAAATTACACGGTAGAAAATAAACCGCATGTGCATTACAGCCAACGCTTTGAAGTAACGCGACTGGATGAGAAAATTTGTCAGTTGACCTTGCATTATGGGTTCATGGACAATATTTCTGTTCCGCAAGCGTTGACCAGAGCGAATGAGAAAAAGGGCTTACTGCCATTTGAACTGAATATTGATGCGGCCACTTACCTTGTTGAGGTGCCGAATGTTGTGGCTTCGCGGGAAAAAAAGACACTCATGTTTTTTTGGCAGGAAAAGTTGTTTGCTTTTCTAATGCGTAACTATTCTGCAAACCTGAATATCGAATTTTATAAGTTACCTTATAACCGAACTATTGCTATTGGCAGCTATTGTATTATTTAA
- a CDS encoding amino acid permease — protein sequence MKSRFIGGILLIVGTSIGGGMLALPVANAATGFWQSSLFLLLCWAIMTLGALFILEANLYLPPGKHMVSMAAATLGVPGLFLAWLSYLFLLYTLLAAYISGGADVFGNLFSKIGIPIGEWQASLVFTVLFGLVVYGGIRRVDLLNRGLMFGKLAVYLLLVVLIAPHVNFTHFQGGHYQYITGTVMILITSFGFAIIVPNLRDYFNDDVKALKQVVLIGSLIPLLCYLAWDAVIMGSLSSHGEQGLIALMHDAHTTSALAATLSNTVQNNVISSLFNFFTSICMLTAFLGVSLCLISFLADGLKMTQKGRQGFGLFLLTFVPPLLIVIYYPGAYIHALSYAGIFCVILLLLLPALMTLYGRKKFSSRYQVPGGKIAQWLVIISSVVLLINAIWQLVG from the coding sequence ATGAAATCCAGATTTATTGGTGGGATCCTTCTTATTGTCGGCACGTCGATTGGTGGCGGGATGCTTGCCTTGCCTGTAGCGAATGCAGCAACCGGCTTTTGGCAATCCTCTCTTTTTTTATTGCTATGCTGGGCAATCATGACTCTCGGCGCGTTATTTATTCTGGAAGCCAACCTTTATTTACCGCCCGGTAAGCATATGGTTTCTATGGCTGCAGCAACACTTGGTGTGCCAGGTTTATTCCTGGCCTGGTTGAGTTATCTTTTTCTTCTCTACACCCTTTTGGCCGCTTACATTTCCGGGGGTGCCGACGTCTTTGGCAATTTATTTAGCAAAATCGGCATTCCTATTGGCGAATGGCAAGCCAGCCTTGTGTTTACTGTCCTTTTTGGTCTGGTGGTTTACGGTGGCATTCGCCGCGTGGATCTACTAAATCGCGGTTTAATGTTTGGTAAATTAGCAGTCTATCTTCTTCTCGTAGTATTGATCGCCCCCCATGTTAATTTTACCCACTTTCAGGGAGGACATTACCAATACATCACCGGCACAGTGATGATTTTGATCACCTCATTCGGCTTTGCAATCATTGTACCTAATTTGCGTGACTACTTTAATGACGATGTCAAGGCTCTCAAACAAGTCGTATTAATTGGCTCACTGATCCCTCTTTTATGCTATTTAGCCTGGGATGCCGTCATCATGGGTAGCCTCTCTTCCCATGGGGAACAGGGTTTAATCGCTTTGATGCATGATGCCCATACCACAAGCGCGCTGGCAGCGACCCTATCTAACACCGTGCAAAATAACGTGATTAGTTCTTTGTTTAATTTCTTTACTTCCATCTGTATGCTAACTGCTTTTCTTGGTGTTTCACTTTGTCTCATTAGTTTCCTGGCAGATGGCTTAAAGATGACACAGAAGGGTAGGCAGGGTTTTGGTTTGTTTCTGCTAACTTTCGTTCCACCCCTGCTCATTGTGATCTATTATCCTGGTGCCTATATCCACGCTCTAAGCTATGCTGGTATTTTTTGCGTGATCTTATTGCTTCTTCTGCCAGCATTGATGACGTTGTATGGTAGAAAAAAATTTTCAAGCCGCTATCAAGTTCCTGGCGGTAAAATAGCCCAATGGTTAGTTATCATTTCGTCGGTAGTATTACTTATTAATGCAATTTGGCAGTTAGTAGGTTAA
- a CDS encoding N-acetylmuramoyl-L-alanine amidase-like domain-containing protein: MNRFYQYLKITKQLVWIGCLGLLSFNTNAAIHPKQQQAIETINELYHSLNQMQKSDMTHRLDTISAQFLGKPYVLGALGEGSHARFDQEPRYRTDAFDCETYVTTVLALALAKDTTGFKQCLSKLRYHNGQVSYVTRNHFTELDWNLNNQRQGFVKDITESFQDKSKAPVAKIATALIDKPSWYQHFTLATIRLQSQDKAEQTKRLAELKTRGSKLPKTNAQLPYIPLTSLFNAKGEPNQYLFAQIPDGAIVEIVRPNWNLREQIGTNLNVSHLGFVFWKNGVATFRQASSIYNKVVDVPLIDYLKEAYENSPTIKGINVQIVVPKSPLTDSCGVSA; this comes from the coding sequence ATGAATAGGTTTTACCAGTATCTAAAAATAACAAAACAGCTTGTTTGGATTGGTTGTCTGGGCCTTTTATCATTCAATACCAATGCTGCTATTCACCCCAAACAACAACAGGCTATTGAAACAATAAATGAACTATACCACAGCCTGAATCAGATGCAGAAATCGGATATGACACACAGGCTTGATACCATTAGCGCCCAATTTTTAGGCAAGCCTTACGTCCTTGGCGCTCTCGGTGAAGGAAGCCATGCCCGCTTTGATCAAGAGCCTCGTTATCGAACAGATGCCTTTGACTGTGAAACTTATGTAACGACAGTACTGGCCTTGGCACTGGCTAAAGATACTACAGGATTTAAGCAGTGCCTAAGCAAACTGCGTTACCACAATGGACAGGTTAGCTACGTCACCCGTAATCATTTTACCGAGCTGGATTGGAACCTAAACAATCAGCGTCAGGGTTTTGTCAAAGACATCACTGAATCCTTTCAAGATAAAAGCAAAGCGCCTGTTGCCAAAATAGCCACCGCTTTGATTGATAAACCGTCCTGGTACCAACATTTCACCCTGGCAACCATCCGCTTGCAATCACAGGATAAAGCAGAGCAGACAAAGCGCTTAGCCGAACTCAAAACCAGAGGAAGCAAATTGCCAAAAACTAACGCGCAACTGCCATACATACCCCTAACTAGCTTGTTTAACGCAAAAGGTGAGCCCAATCAATATCTGTTTGCTCAAATACCTGATGGAGCCATTGTTGAAATCGTAAGACCGAATTGGAATCTGCGCGAACAAATTGGCACCAATTTAAATGTCTCCCACTTAGGCTTTGTATTTTGGAAAAACGGTGTTGCTACCTTCCGACAAGCGTCTTCAATCTACAATAAGGTTGTCGATGTTCCCTTAATTGACTATCTCAAAGAAGCCTATGAGAACAGCCCGACAATCAAAGGTATCAATGTACAAATCGTTGTACCGAAAAGCCCTCTGACTGATAGCTGTGGTGTCTCCGCATAA
- the cmpA gene encoding C-OmpA-like family protein CmpA produces the protein MSHKSSLGRLAFVSLLTFALSGCFRPPYNNFKPYNRTYIPASQGALAGTVAVAAATGPVGVGTAAGAAVGALIGLNKESRRAVINELKKFDIQFVEYGDTLTLIVPTDRYFIFNSARFNELCYPGLYSIIKLIKMYPPHCPVYVAGFSDNVGSRDYKRKMSQARAETMLTFLWANDIPSQRLIAEGYGDKNPVADNQLVHGSAQNRRLEIQWFNNCSVAQAQPAPFRGVFK, from the coding sequence ATGTCACACAAGAGCTCTCTTGGGCGCTTGGCCTTTGTTAGTTTATTGACTTTTGCTTTGAGTGGCTGCTTCCGCCCACCCTATAACAATTTCAAACCCTATAATCGTACCTATATCCCGGCCAGCCAGGGTGCTTTGGCTGGAACCGTTGCTGTTGCCGCAGCAACCGGACCTGTAGGGGTAGGAACAGCAGCTGGAGCCGCGGTAGGTGCTCTCATAGGGCTTAATAAAGAGAGCCGACGAGCGGTCATTAATGAATTAAAAAAATTTGATATCCAATTTGTTGAATATGGCGACACACTCACACTCATAGTGCCTACCGATCGCTATTTTATTTTTAACAGTGCACGCTTCAATGAACTCTGTTATCCAGGCTTATACAGCATCATCAAGCTGATCAAAATGTATCCTCCACACTGCCCCGTTTATGTTGCAGGTTTTTCTGATAATGTGGGTTCGCGTGACTATAAAAGAAAAATGTCACAAGCTCGTGCTGAAACCATGTTGACCTTTTTATGGGCTAATGATATTCCTTCACAACGATTGATTGCAGAGGGTTATGGTGATAAAAACCCGGTTGCGGACAATCAGCTTGTTCATGGCAGTGCTCAAAATCGCCGCCTGGAAATACAGTGGTTTAACAATTGTTCGGTGGCGCAGGCTCAACCTGCTCCTTTTAGAGGCGTTTTCAAGTAG
- a CDS encoding amino acid permease, whose protein sequence is MPDSKFIGGMLLIVGTSIGGGMLALPVSTAEVGFTNSIFFLIMCWLVMTVGALLILEVNLRLPAGSNMVSMAKFTLGKPGQIIAWITYLFLLYTLLAAYISGGSDVFNGLLQKAHIPLPSWLTSLLFTLLFSFVVYAGIRAVDYVNRGLMFGKLGVYLLLVIIISPHVDLSSLRGGSIKAITGSLMILITSFGFASIVPSLREYFNDDVHALRKVILLGSLVPLTCYILWDAVIMGVVEREGSDGLLALMTNDHATSGLTNALSNAVQSEWITGFFGFFTSICMITAFLGVSIGLFDFLADGLTLKKTGLQGKWTLILTFLPPLAVVLINPGIYLHALSYAGICCVILLLLLPALMTWRARAVDPRGGIQLVPGGNLSLGLVTLIAVFLLTLAI, encoded by the coding sequence GTGCCTGACTCGAAATTCATTGGTGGTATGTTGCTCATTGTTGGCACCTCCATTGGCGGAGGAATGCTCGCTCTCCCCGTATCAACGGCAGAGGTTGGCTTTACCAATTCAATTTTTTTCTTGATTATGTGCTGGCTGGTTATGACCGTAGGTGCCTTACTTATTCTAGAAGTGAACTTACGTTTACCGGCCGGTTCTAATATGGTATCGATGGCAAAGTTCACTCTTGGAAAACCGGGACAAATTATTGCCTGGATCACCTATCTTTTTCTTCTCTACACATTGCTAGCCGCCTATATTTCCGGCGGTAGTGACGTTTTTAATGGTTTACTGCAAAAAGCCCATATTCCTCTCCCTAGCTGGTTAACCTCACTCTTGTTTACTTTGCTATTTAGTTTCGTTGTGTATGCTGGTATTCGAGCCGTTGATTACGTTAATCGCGGCCTTATGTTCGGTAAACTTGGTGTTTATTTGCTGCTGGTTATTATTATCAGTCCGCATGTGGATCTGAGCAGCTTGCGTGGTGGCTCTATTAAAGCCATTACAGGTAGCCTGATGATTTTAATCACCTCGTTTGGCTTCGCTTCGATCGTACCGAGTTTGCGTGAATATTTTAATGACGATGTTCATGCGTTGCGTAAGGTTATTCTTCTTGGTTCCCTGGTTCCCTTGACTTGCTATATTCTTTGGGATGCAGTAATCATGGGTGTCGTAGAGCGAGAGGGCAGTGATGGTTTACTGGCCCTTATGACGAATGACCATGCTACTAGCGGCCTAACCAATGCATTGAGCAATGCCGTGCAAAGTGAATGGATTACTGGCTTTTTTGGCTTTTTTACTTCGATTTGTATGATAACCGCTTTCTTAGGGGTATCCATTGGCTTATTTGATTTTTTAGCCGATGGTCTGACACTGAAGAAAACCGGATTACAGGGTAAATGGACTTTAATACTAACCTTTCTCCCGCCGTTGGCAGTTGTATTAATTAATCCTGGCATTTACCTGCATGCCCTAAGCTATGCAGGAATTTGCTGTGTCATTCTCTTATTGCTTTTACCTGCGTTGATGACTTGGCGCGCCAGAGCAGTTGATCCTCGCGGAGGGATTCAACTCGTTCCTGGTGGTAATTTAAGTTTAGGGTTAGTTACTTTAATAGCCGTGTTTCTGCTTACTCTCGCAATTTAG